The proteins below are encoded in one region of Corynebacterium sphenisci DSM 44792:
- a CDS encoding FecCD family ABC transporter permease — MRIRDIAVFWGLVLALIVLAGMSVGVGPASAGLGDFWRAMTSGEPVGGMDAVMKWRIPRIGVAVAGGALLALGGALFQVLTRNPLGSPDIIGFNTGAYTGALLATLLLPPTAGRELRIGAVRLYLGDYVPAVGAFAGGLACAALVLGLARVRSGGMSHRLVVIGIAVSATLTALNAFIIMKTDVNYASSMTSWSFGTLNGMRPPDAVFVTCCLVLAALICPWAAHVGAALRCHDDLAVAIGSPVTRHRVLFVFLGVAVTAVVTSVVGPVMFVALTAPHIARGITRSPGLVLGCTAAVGAMLLLAADTLARLGAIELPAGVVTMILGGGYFFWLLLRLQHST; from the coding sequence ATGCGGATTCGGGATATCGCGGTGTTCTGGGGCCTGGTTCTCGCTCTAATCGTCCTCGCCGGTATGAGCGTGGGTGTGGGGCCAGCCAGTGCCGGCTTGGGGGATTTTTGGCGTGCGATGACATCGGGGGAACCGGTAGGCGGCATGGATGCGGTCATGAAATGGCGAATTCCGCGCATCGGCGTCGCGGTGGCCGGTGGCGCCCTGCTGGCGCTCGGTGGTGCACTGTTCCAGGTGCTCACCCGGAACCCGCTGGGTAGCCCGGACATCATCGGGTTCAATACCGGGGCGTACACCGGCGCTCTGCTGGCAACTCTGCTTCTACCCCCTACCGCCGGTCGGGAGCTTCGGATCGGCGCCGTCCGGCTGTATCTCGGGGACTACGTACCCGCGGTAGGCGCCTTCGCGGGTGGCCTGGCGTGCGCCGCCCTGGTCCTTGGACTGGCCCGGGTGCGGTCCGGTGGAATGTCGCATCGTCTGGTGGTGATCGGCATCGCGGTGAGCGCCACGCTCACCGCTTTGAACGCGTTCATCATTATGAAGACCGACGTGAACTACGCCTCGTCGATGACCTCCTGGAGCTTTGGCACATTGAATGGGATGCGGCCCCCGGACGCGGTGTTCGTCACGTGCTGCCTCGTCCTCGCCGCGCTCATCTGCCCCTGGGCCGCGCACGTCGGGGCTGCGCTGCGCTGTCACGATGACCTCGCAGTGGCCATCGGCAGTCCGGTGACGCGGCATCGGGTGCTCTTCGTCTTCCTCGGCGTGGCCGTGACGGCGGTGGTCACCTCCGTGGTGGGCCCGGTGATGTTCGTCGCCTTGACCGCACCGCATATCGCCCGGGGCATCACTCGATCACCCGGCCTGGTGCTGGGCTGCACCGCCGCGGTCGGCGCGATGCTGTTGCTCGCCGCGGACACCCTCGCCCGTCTGGGTGCGATCGAGCTTCCCGCCGGAGTCGTGACGATGATCCTCGGGGGCGGGTATTTCTTCTGGCTCTTGCTTCGGCTGCAGCATTCGACGTAA
- the rplF gene encoding 50S ribosomal protein L6 — protein sequence MSRIGKNPIAIPDKVDVAVDGRTVTVKGPKGELATTIPAPISASVEDGQIVVARPDDARKSRALHGLSRSLINNLVVGVTEGYQIKMEIFGVGYRVQKKGNDLEFALGYSHPVLIEAPEGITFEVDGTTKLSISGIDKQQVGQIAANIRRLRKNDPYKGKGIRYEGEQIRRKVGKTGK from the coding sequence ATGTCGCGTATCGGCAAGAATCCCATCGCAATCCCGGACAAGGTCGACGTCGCCGTCGACGGCCGGACCGTCACCGTCAAGGGCCCCAAGGGCGAGCTGGCCACCACCATCCCGGCGCCGATCAGCGCCTCCGTGGAGGACGGCCAGATCGTGGTCGCCCGCCCGGACGACGCCCGGAAGAGCCGCGCCCTGCACGGCCTGTCCCGGTCGCTGATCAACAACCTCGTGGTCGGCGTCACCGAGGGCTACCAGATCAAGATGGAGATCTTCGGCGTGGGCTACCGCGTGCAGAAGAAGGGCAATGACCTCGAGTTCGCCCTGGGCTACTCCCACCCCGTCCTGATCGAGGCCCCCGAGGGCATCACCTTCGAGGTCGACGGCACCACCAAGCTGTCCATCTCGGGCATCGACAAGCAGCAGGTCGGGCAGATCGCCGCCAACATCCGTCGTCTGCGGAAGAACGACCCCTACAAGGGCAAGGGCATCCGCTACGAGGGCGAGCAGATCCGCCGCAAGGTCGGAAAGACGGGTAAGTAA
- a CDS encoding GNAT family N-acetyltransferase, whose amino-acid sequence MPQAAGPYAALPGEFANPDLPRERTDADAAFRAAGAPPVPPLAGEYHLARIEDDSPHIATVAEWMNRPHLARAWEFANPESWWARRIRAQNAGTYSVPVLLTIAGEPAAYLELYRPGRDVVGLTYRARPHDIGVHIGFGDPAATGHGRAGLMLATGLTQAMEMEPEFERVVFDPDWRNRAARKVALRAGSFDGGWHRLPGRTFHLLILRKDPGEIPEVRPALLLEATPGEAPAPLGG is encoded by the coding sequence ATGCCGCAGGCCGCCGGACCGTACGCCGCACTGCCCGGGGAGTTCGCCAACCCGGACCTGCCCCGGGAGCGCACCGACGCCGACGCGGCGTTCCGCGCCGCCGGGGCTCCCCCGGTGCCCCCGCTGGCCGGGGAATACCACCTGGCCCGGATCGAGGACGACAGCCCGCATATCGCCACCGTCGCGGAGTGGATGAACCGCCCGCATCTGGCGCGGGCCTGGGAGTTCGCCAACCCGGAATCCTGGTGGGCCCGGCGGATCCGGGCGCAGAACGCGGGCACCTACTCGGTGCCGGTGCTGCTCACCATCGCCGGTGAACCGGCCGCCTACCTGGAGCTGTACCGGCCGGGCCGGGATGTGGTGGGCCTGACCTACCGGGCCCGCCCGCATGACATCGGGGTGCACATCGGCTTCGGGGATCCGGCCGCCACCGGCCATGGCCGGGCGGGGCTGATGCTGGCCACCGGGCTGACCCAGGCGATGGAGATGGAGCCCGAGTTCGAGCGGGTGGTCTTCGACCCGGACTGGCGCAACCGGGCGGCCCGGAAGGTGGCCCTGCGCGCGGGCAGCTTCGACGGCGGCTGGCACCGGCTGCCCGGGCGCACCTTCCACCTGCTGATCCTGCGCAAGGACCCGGGGGAGATCCCGGAGGTGCGCCCGGCTCTGCTCCTCGAGGCCACCCCCGGGGAGGCCCCCGCACCCCTCGGGGGCTGA
- a CDS encoding isochorismate synthase, which yields MSAAAPASAPSFVLADAAGVVTGHGVAGRFDEVPGALAALAADPEAMVVGALPFHAAEPPRLFRPARFRRSGTRAPARAGVWPAVVAEEVHPDPAAHAGRVRAALADIDRGRFDKIVLSRTLRARLAAPADPVALLDRFLAASATGDGHLLRLDDSAEPAHLVGSSPELLLGKRGALVVSHPLAGTVPRQPDPVADEAAARGLLASAKNIAEHQWVVDEIARVLRPWCTRLEVPAPALTRTSHTWHLGTRITGTLRDRRTPALALAAALHPTPAVCGHPTEAVRAVLAAEEPDRGFYTGAVGWSDGSGDGRWRVVIRSARLRGREVIAHAGGGIVAGSDPAEEVAETEAKLGPVRAALGLPG from the coding sequence ATGAGCGCCGCGGCACCCGCCTCGGCGCCGAGCTTCGTGCTCGCCGACGCCGCCGGGGTGGTCACCGGCCATGGGGTGGCCGGCCGGTTCGACGAGGTGCCCGGGGCGTTGGCGGCGCTGGCCGCGGATCCGGAGGCGATGGTGGTCGGGGCCCTGCCCTTCCACGCCGCGGAGCCGCCCCGGCTGTTCCGGCCCGCCCGGTTCCGCCGCTCCGGCACCCGGGCCCCGGCCCGGGCCGGGGTCTGGCCGGCGGTGGTGGCCGAGGAGGTGCACCCGGATCCGGCGGCGCACGCCGGACGGGTGCGCGCCGCGCTGGCGGACATCGACCGGGGCCGCTTCGACAAGATCGTGCTCTCCCGGACGCTGCGGGCCCGGCTGGCCGCCCCGGCGGACCCGGTGGCGCTGCTGGACCGTTTCCTCGCCGCCTCCGCCACCGGGGACGGGCACCTGCTGCGCCTGGACGACTCCGCCGAGCCCGCCCACCTGGTCGGCTCCAGCCCGGAGCTGCTGCTCGGCAAACGCGGTGCGCTGGTGGTCTCCCATCCCCTGGCCGGCACCGTGCCCCGGCAGCCGGACCCGGTGGCGGACGAGGCTGCGGCGCGGGGGCTGCTCGCCTCGGCGAAGAACATCGCCGAGCACCAGTGGGTGGTCGACGAGATCGCCCGGGTGCTGCGGCCCTGGTGCACCCGCCTGGAGGTGCCCGCCCCGGCGCTGACCCGCACCTCGCACACCTGGCATCTGGGCACCCGGATCACCGGCACCCTGCGGGATCGGCGCACCCCGGCGCTGGCCCTGGCCGCCGCGCTGCACCCCACCCCGGCGGTGTGCGGGCACCCCACCGAGGCGGTGCGCGCGGTGCTCGCCGCCGAGGAGCCGGACCGGGGCTTCTACACCGGGGCGGTGGGCTGGTCGGACGGCTCCGGCGACGGCCGCTGGCGGGTGGTGATCCGCTCCGCGCGGCTGCGCGGCCGGGAGGTCATCGCGCACGCCGGCGGCGGGATCGTGGCCGGTTCGGATCCGGCCGAGGAGGTCGCCGAGACCGAGGCGAAGCTGGGCCCGGTGCGCGCCGCGCTGGGCCTGCCCGGCTAG
- a CDS encoding ABC transporter substrate-binding protein, with the protein MTGSRHIRRFSTALLMMIAALLALPACSVVDNVTGGGGEEITVTHAWGTDQYPYKPKKVVAIGTGVDNLLALGITPDAVVTRPDDESAEWKKDKLADVPRIDSADVTAVPVEEIADLEPDIIVGDSYRVSQPIYDMMKPIAPVLGGMGVDGEGLGWKPQLVALGRIFGEERKAMEIIEADTAAFEEVQRRLPGLADKTALVAQHRGGQFYAIADPANPSNDFFADLGMGLPRKFAEGELEATLGRVAISPENIEDLTADLLVLFAADGMDAVRKVPGYDELPEVARGTAVEHNEPISAALNVPSPLNRRWALEKLTPVLEKVANT; encoded by the coding sequence ATGACGGGATCCCGTCACATCCGCCGCTTCAGCACGGCCCTGCTCATGATGATCGCGGCGCTGCTCGCGCTCCCGGCCTGCTCGGTGGTCGACAACGTCACCGGCGGCGGGGGCGAGGAGATCACCGTCACCCACGCCTGGGGCACCGACCAGTACCCGTACAAGCCGAAGAAGGTCGTCGCCATCGGCACCGGGGTGGACAACCTGCTCGCCCTGGGGATCACCCCGGACGCGGTGGTCACCCGCCCGGACGACGAATCCGCGGAGTGGAAGAAGGACAAGCTCGCCGACGTGCCCCGGATCGACTCCGCGGACGTCACCGCGGTGCCGGTGGAGGAGATCGCGGATCTGGAGCCGGACATCATCGTCGGCGACTCCTACCGGGTCTCCCAGCCCATCTACGACATGATGAAGCCGATCGCCCCGGTGCTCGGCGGCATGGGCGTGGACGGGGAGGGCCTGGGCTGGAAGCCGCAGCTGGTCGCCCTGGGCCGGATCTTCGGCGAGGAGCGCAAGGCCATGGAGATCATCGAGGCCGATACCGCGGCCTTCGAGGAGGTCCAGCGGCGGCTGCCCGGGTTGGCGGACAAGACCGCCCTGGTGGCCCAGCACCGCGGCGGGCAGTTCTACGCCATCGCCGACCCGGCGAACCCCTCCAACGACTTCTTCGCGGATCTGGGCATGGGCCTGCCGCGGAAGTTCGCCGAAGGCGAGCTGGAGGCCACCCTCGGCCGGGTGGCGATCTCCCCGGAGAACATCGAGGACCTCACCGCCGACCTGCTGGTGCTCTTCGCCGCGGACGGGATGGACGCGGTGCGCAAGGTCCCCGGCTACGACGAGCTGCCGGAGGTCGCCCGCGGCACCGCCGTGGAGCACAACGAGCCGATTTCCGCGGCGCTGAACGTGCCCTCGCCGCTGAACCGGCGCTGGGCCCTGGAGAAGCTCACCCCCGTCCTGGAGAAGGTGGCCAACACCTGA
- the rpmD gene encoding 50S ribosomal protein L30 codes for MALKITQVRGTAGTKQKHKDSLRTLGLKRRHQTVVRPDTPDVRGLIQAVRHMVEVEETAGE; via the coding sequence ATGGCTCTGAAGATCACCCAGGTCCGCGGCACCGCGGGCACCAAGCAGAAGCACAAGGACTCGCTGCGCACCCTCGGCCTCAAGCGCCGGCACCAGACCGTCGTGCGCCCGGACACCCCGGACGTGCGCGGCCTGATCCAGGCCGTGCGGCACATGGTCGAGGTCGAAGAGACGGCGGGGGAGTAG
- a CDS encoding isochorismatase family protein, with amino-acid sequence MAIPPIPPYPIPEAEAPPAVPWTPDPGRAALLVHDMQNYFIDPYDRAAEPMATTVPNIRALVDAADAAGAPVYYSAQPPAQAPARRGLLAEFWGDGLQTERDAAIIAELAPGPGHEVIVKWRYSALTRTDLLPALRFAGRDQLLITGVYGHMGCQMTAADAFMNDIRAFLVRDAIADFSAAEHRTTVDWVARRCGRVLDTAEALAALAAPGAAR; translated from the coding sequence ATGGCGATTCCGCCGATCCCGCCCTACCCCATCCCCGAGGCCGAAGCGCCGCCCGCGGTGCCCTGGACCCCGGATCCGGGCCGCGCCGCGCTGCTCGTGCACGATATGCAGAACTACTTCATCGACCCCTACGACCGGGCCGCGGAGCCGATGGCCACGACGGTGCCGAATATCCGGGCGCTGGTCGACGCCGCGGACGCCGCCGGGGCGCCGGTGTACTACTCGGCGCAGCCGCCGGCGCAGGCCCCCGCCCGGCGGGGGCTGCTCGCCGAGTTCTGGGGCGACGGGCTGCAGACCGAGCGCGATGCCGCGATCATCGCCGAGCTGGCCCCGGGGCCGGGCCATGAGGTGATCGTGAAATGGCGCTACTCCGCGCTCACCCGCACGGACCTGCTGCCCGCGCTGCGCTTCGCCGGCCGGGATCAGCTGCTCATCACCGGGGTGTACGGGCACATGGGCTGCCAGATGACCGCCGCGGACGCGTTCATGAACGACATCCGGGCCTTCCTGGTGCGCGACGCGATCGCGGACTTCTCCGCCGCGGAGCACCGGACCACCGTGGACTGGGTGGCCCGGCGCTGCGGCCGGGTGCTCGACACCGCGGAGGCGCTGGCCGCCCTCGCCGCGCCCGGCGCCGCCCGATGA
- the rplR gene encoding 50S ribosomal protein L18, with the protein MSNNESKRLPVGKDISTRRRVARTRRHARLRKRVHGTAETPRLVVHRSSRHISAQIIDDQAGRTLAAASTVEPDLRGIEGDKKARGAKVGELIAARAKEAGIEQVVFDRGGYQYHGRVAALADAAREGGLKF; encoded by the coding sequence ATGAGCAACAACGAATCCAAGCGACTCCCGGTCGGCAAGGACATCTCCACGCGTCGCCGCGTCGCGCGCACCCGCCGGCATGCCCGGCTGCGCAAGCGCGTGCACGGCACCGCCGAGACCCCGCGTCTGGTGGTGCACCGCTCCTCGCGGCACATCTCCGCGCAGATCATCGACGACCAGGCCGGCCGCACCCTGGCGGCGGCCTCCACCGTCGAGCCGGACCTCCGCGGCATCGAGGGCGACAAGAAGGCCCGCGGCGCCAAGGTGGGCGAGCTGATCGCCGCCCGCGCCAAGGAGGCCGGCATCGAGCAGGTCGTCTTCGACCGTGGCGGCTACCAGTACCACGGCCGCGTCGCCGCACTGGCCGACGCCGCCCGCGAAGGCGGGCTGAAGTTCTAA
- a CDS encoding neocarzinostatin apoprotein domain-containing protein, translating into MHARHRLRFAGAALAFMPVLTVAACSTGGSAEEPVTATAPGGITLTVERAEGLAEGDEIDVSATGLDPESGYYLGLCRAEMTPGKPCAECAGRQDGSTQKWFRNNGAPEGISADGTISSTLTVSTSGRSVDCTSDACVIKLFGDHVEGFGDIVEIPVEVE; encoded by the coding sequence ATGCACGCAAGACACCGACTTCGATTCGCCGGGGCTGCACTCGCGTTCATGCCCGTGCTGACAGTCGCTGCCTGCTCCACCGGAGGCAGCGCCGAGGAACCGGTCACCGCTACTGCACCAGGTGGCATCACCCTGACCGTCGAACGCGCGGAGGGTCTTGCAGAAGGCGATGAGATCGACGTCAGCGCCACCGGACTCGACCCGGAATCCGGCTATTACCTCGGGCTTTGCCGTGCGGAGATGACACCGGGCAAACCCTGCGCCGAATGCGCGGGACGCCAGGACGGCAGCACCCAGAAGTGGTTCCGCAACAACGGCGCCCCGGAGGGCATCTCCGCGGACGGAACGATCTCCTCGACTCTCACGGTCAGCACGAGCGGGCGTTCCGTTGACTGCACGTCAGACGCCTGCGTGATCAAGCTCTTCGGTGACCATGTCGAGGGCTTCGGCGACATCGTGGAGATCCCCGTCGAGGTGGAGTAA
- the rpsE gene encoding 30S ribosomal protein S5 encodes MSEQRDGGRGSAGNNNRRGGGRDNRRQQDERNQYLERVVTINRVSKVVKGGRRFSFTALVIVGDGQGMVGVGYGKAKEVPAAIQKGAEEARKNFFRVPMIAGTITHPVQGEAAAGVVMLRPAAPGTGVIAGGAVRPVLECAGLQDVLSKSLGSDNAINVVHATVDALKQLVRPEEVAARRGKTLEEVAPAGMLRARAAGQGA; translated from the coding sequence ATGTCGGAACAGCGCGATGGCGGACGTGGCTCCGCCGGCAACAACAACCGCCGCGGCGGCGGCCGGGACAACCGCCGCCAGCAGGACGAGCGCAACCAGTACCTCGAGCGCGTCGTCACCATCAACCGCGTGTCCAAGGTCGTGAAGGGCGGGCGCCGCTTCAGCTTCACCGCCCTCGTCATCGTCGGCGACGGCCAGGGCATGGTCGGCGTCGGCTACGGCAAGGCCAAGGAGGTGCCGGCCGCGATCCAGAAGGGCGCCGAGGAGGCCCGCAAGAACTTCTTCCGGGTGCCCATGATCGCCGGCACCATCACCCACCCGGTGCAGGGCGAGGCGGCCGCGGGCGTGGTCATGCTGCGCCCCGCCGCCCCCGGTACCGGCGTCATCGCCGGTGGCGCGGTGCGGCCGGTGCTGGAGTGCGCCGGCCTGCAGGACGTGCTGTCGAAGTCCCTGGGCTCCGACAACGCGATCAACGTCGTCCACGCCACCGTGGACGCGCTCAAGCAGCTGGTGCGCCCCGAGGAGGTCGCGGCCCGCCGCGGCAAGACCCTCGAGGAGGTCGCGCCGGCCGGTATGCTGCGCGCCCGCGCCGCAGGACAGGGGGCGTAA
- the rplO gene encoding 50S ribosomal protein L15 has translation MTDPIKLHDLAPAPGSRKDKTRVGRGEASKGKTAGRGTKGTKARKQVPASFEGGQMPLHMRLPKLKGFKNPRKVTFQVVNVADLARLFPEGGEVTIADLVAKGAVRPKQPVKILGNGDIDVAVKVTATKFSGSAKSKIEAAGGSVTEA, from the coding sequence ATGACTGATCCCATCAAGCTGCACGATCTCGCCCCGGCCCCGGGTTCCCGCAAGGACAAGACCCGGGTCGGCCGCGGCGAGGCCTCCAAGGGCAAGACCGCCGGCCGCGGCACCAAGGGCACCAAGGCCCGCAAGCAGGTGCCCGCCTCCTTCGAGGGCGGCCAGATGCCGCTGCACATGCGGCTGCCGAAGCTCAAGGGCTTCAAGAACCCGCGCAAGGTCACCTTCCAGGTGGTCAACGTCGCGGATCTGGCCCGCCTCTTCCCGGAGGGCGGCGAGGTCACCATCGCCGACCTGGTCGCCAAGGGCGCGGTGCGCCCGAAGCAGCCGGTGAAGATCCTCGGCAACGGCGACATCGACGTCGCCGTCAAGGTCACCGCCACCAAGTTCTCGGGCTCCGCGAAGTCCAAGATCGAGGCCGCCGGCGGCAGCGTCACCGAGGCCTGA
- a CDS encoding FecCD family ABC transporter permease, with the protein MSDLIRAHPVSRPIGAPDRRLVRVLGVLLMLLATAVLLSLMLGAAPVPPSVAVRAMVNGSPGEPGQLIVREMRLPRTVIAVLAGVALAAAGVCLQALIRNPLADPGLLGVNAGASCAVACAAAAGISDPLHQVWWALAGAFLVSGLVVWLGSLSPVQLLLVGVAITAILTGITTAMTLIVPRAFDLMRGWVVGALDGRGVEVIGVTGVVVAAGLALALASTRALAALQLGEDSAVALGVRVRRTRLLVVASVALLAGGATAAAGPVAFLGLLMAHLARTLVGPDPRRMMPAAVIGGPVLLLAADVIGRLIVQPAEMPAGLMVAFLGGPLLVMLALRSGVR; encoded by the coding sequence ATGAGCGATCTGATACGCGCACACCCGGTTTCGCGACCGATTGGTGCCCCGGATCGCCGCCTTGTCCGGGTGTTGGGGGTTCTGCTGATGCTCCTGGCTACCGCGGTTCTGCTGAGTCTGATGCTCGGTGCAGCCCCGGTGCCACCTTCGGTCGCCGTGCGTGCCATGGTCAATGGCTCCCCTGGGGAGCCGGGGCAGCTGATCGTGCGTGAGATGCGCCTGCCGCGGACCGTTATCGCGGTGTTGGCCGGAGTGGCGCTGGCCGCCGCAGGGGTTTGCTTGCAGGCGCTTATTCGCAATCCACTCGCCGACCCGGGGTTGCTTGGCGTCAACGCCGGGGCCTCCTGCGCCGTCGCCTGTGCGGCGGCAGCGGGCATCTCGGATCCTCTACACCAGGTGTGGTGGGCGCTGGCGGGGGCGTTCCTCGTATCCGGCCTGGTGGTCTGGCTGGGATCCTTGTCCCCGGTGCAGTTGTTGCTCGTCGGGGTTGCGATCACCGCGATTCTCACGGGGATCACCACGGCGATGACGCTCATTGTCCCCCGCGCATTCGATCTGATGCGGGGTTGGGTCGTGGGTGCGTTGGACGGCAGGGGCGTGGAGGTCATTGGGGTCACCGGAGTTGTGGTTGCGGCGGGACTCGCTCTGGCTTTGGCGAGCACTCGTGCCCTGGCTGCGTTGCAGCTGGGCGAGGATTCAGCCGTGGCCCTGGGGGTTCGCGTTCGACGTACCCGGCTGCTCGTGGTGGCTTCGGTAGCCCTGCTCGCCGGCGGCGCGACGGCGGCAGCGGGCCCCGTGGCCTTCCTCGGATTGCTGATGGCGCACCTGGCCAGAACTCTCGTGGGCCCGGATCCGCGCCGGATGATGCCTGCCGCGGTGATCGGGGGGCCGGTACTACTCCTGGCGGCCGATGTCATAGGACGTCTGATCGTCCAGCCTGCGGAAATGCCCGCCGGGCTCATGGTCGCTTTCCTGGGGGGCCCGTTGCTCGTGATGCTCGCCCTGCGAAGTGGGGTTCGATGA
- the rpsH gene encoding 30S ribosomal protein S8 produces MTMTDPIADMLSRVRNANNAFHDTVSMPSSKLKANIAEILKQEGYIEDYVVEDAKVGKTLSLTLKYGPSRERSIAGVRRVSKPGLRVYAKSTNLPKVLGGLGVAIISTSQGLLTDRQAHEKKVGGEVLAYVW; encoded by the coding sequence ATGACCATGACTGATCCCATCGCCGACATGCTGTCGCGCGTGCGCAACGCGAACAACGCGTTCCACGACACCGTGTCGATGCCCTCCTCGAAGCTCAAGGCGAACATCGCCGAGATCCTCAAGCAGGAGGGCTACATCGAGGACTACGTCGTCGAGGACGCCAAGGTCGGCAAGACCCTGAGCCTCACCCTCAAGTACGGCCCGTCCCGCGAGCGCTCCATCGCCGGCGTCCGGCGCGTGTCCAAGCCGGGCCTGCGCGTGTACGCCAAGTCCACCAACCTGCCGAAGGTCCTCGGCGGCCTGGGCGTGGCCATCATCTCCACGTCCCAGGGCCTGCTCACCGACCGTCAGGCTCACGAGAAGAAGGTGGGCGGGGAAGTCCTCGCCTACGTCTGGTAA